A stretch of DNA from Cottoperca gobio chromosome 18, fCotGob3.1, whole genome shotgun sequence:
AGgcaattagttttttattttatgggaCACATAAGGAACCACTTATGTATATGTTTAAGTTTAATATGTAACACCGCAGTGTTGTGCATGATTAGATGATGGATCCCAAGATTTAACAATATCCAGCTCTGATGCACTCAGCAGAAAAACACTGTAAATCACAAATCTGCTGTCCACGGCACTTTagtcagtttgtttttaatgttctcCACATGCACACTATGTAAGAAATGTCCATACAGATAATGATGCGGCAAATGTTTAATAGTTAAACATAAATAGTTATGTTACATAAGGATgcatacaataaataaagtaaagtacacagcaCTGGCTACCTGTATCTTTAAGAATTGATTTTTACTTGTGTATAAAGCTTTAAATGACCCAACAGCAgagattttatttcattttaggTTCCATCCAGGTCCTCAACcgcttttcttttaaatgttccttATGTGttccataaaataaaaaaactaattgccTCTGAACATTAGAATGgcaaacattattaacattttggatTACTCAAATGTCATATgaagaaaaaactatttaatataAACAATAGAACCATGTTACATAAGGAtgcatacaataaataaaataaaaatcccttTCATgtgaaattatattatatttcccaCATTGCTGAAAGAACTTGAATGCAGCACCAGCCACGTGACCGACCCAGCTTTCTAACGTTAGCAAGGTGGCTAACAGGATTTAGCTAACTTGAGCTACGTTGCATCGCAGCACAGAGTAATCCCCACCGGAGAACCGACGAACACGCACTCTTCGCTGTATAGTAGCTATAATAACTTGGTGTAACGTTACACTTTAAAAGGAGCACAATGCCAGGTAACATGAACTTTTAAACCGCCTGTACGGtccgtgttgtgtgtgttgtaatccccGGAGCAGAGCTTGTTGTGTTGACCTGCTTCAGTGATGCTGCCATGCTGTAGCAGCGTGCTAGCTTATAGCGGAGCTGCCGACTTTGTTTGGCCTCAAGCATCCGGACAGGGACGGAGTTTGACCTCGGTATATGTGTTGCAATAGCTTATCGTCTTTTTTAATTGGTGCTTTGTTTGTGTCGAAGTCGTTTTCACGCTAAATCACTTTAATGAAATTATCCTAGCCTGCTACCCTTTTGTTGTTACGGGGATAGCTTTCACCTTAGGCCCGTGCGTTGACAGCACAGCTATGTGCATCTATCCAATGCAGCTACGGTGAACTAGCCACTTAGCATTGCCTCGGCTAAAAGCGTCCCAGCCATTTCCCAACTTTCCAGGTAGGCCCGTACACCTGGTTCAGCCCGTTAGCTCTTAGCATGCTATAAGCTACTACGACACACCGCTACACCGTTACATGCATTACACCAactgttacattacataatcTGTTATGAAACGGTTTATTATGTGAATTTAAAAGAACATATTATGAATAGGTGATGGGGTTGCATAAACTAGAGCCGAAACAACCAGTCGATTAATGGATTAGTCGATTCAGATGGACAGAAAAACATTTGGCAACACTTTTGATTGTCGGTTTTCTATCAAATACAGTGAAACCATACCTTTTCTTTGACATGTCGGTGTTAacataatatgtgtgtatttgactCGTGCTTTAACAAGGCCTAACAACATTTCTATTATCTGCCAAATATTTCTTAGATTAAAAGtgtagtttataaaatgtcagaaatgtcaaaaatattcaTCCCAGTTtgtcaaagtccaaggtgatgtcttctcagtccaaaaccaaaatatgtTCACTTTAACCTTTTATAAAACCGAGAACAATTGGAAATCTCCTTATTTGTGAGGCTAAGAACCGCATTTTCTGTTAATGTAGcatgaaaaataactttaaaaatgaatctGGGTAGAAAATATCGTTGCTTTCCTGtgttctcttgtttttgttgctcCACAGATTGGATGTTACATTGGATTTAAGTGGGTTTTTTATCTTTACATACACAATGTATCTTTGGTTCCTCCTAATAAATTAACAAATGATATTAAAACAACATACTCAGCAGTAGACTGACCGAACATTTTCATATGTGGcgtttaatactttttaaacatgttatttctgtgtggtattagtacctAAGTTTATTTTGTTATCCCACTAATTTCAACTGTTGACTCTGAGAAATATCAGTAAATATCGTATTAACTGGTGTTTTGTTATGGCTGCTGCCAAttacttattttcattatcaattaattaatgtaattcTCATTTTCTTGAGTAATTATTTGGTCTGTAAAACATGAATCTTTGTGGAAAGGGTCCATCACAGTTGCCCACAGGGACATTGTCAAATTACTTATTTCTTCGAACTGTCCAAAACCCAGAAAATATTACAATGATATGCCAGAGTGAGAAACGACAAATCCTCTTTGTTGGAACCattaaatgtttggcattttattCTTATATTGTGTTAAACAATTAATCGAGTAAGCCGAACCCATAGTGGCAGATAATAGTAAGATAAATGGCCATCATAGTTTCCCAGAGCACAAGGTTAACAGTTTGACGcccaaaaatatttatatatttacacaaaaGCTGCTGGAACTAATAACTATCTGctgtttttgcttgataaattaaAGGATTGGTGgatgatcaaaatagttgccaaatAACGTGTTTTACCGGTTATATTTGGGATTTTCCCTCGTTTTATTTAAACAGAAGTACATCTATTCATTTTCCAATGGAAATTCCCATCGCTATTTAATGAACTAATTTCTGTGCATAGTTTGTActataatgtcattttaaatatgtaatctAGTCTTATACAACAAATCTGCAAAACAAGATGGGGATGAGTGAATTTGACTCAGAACTTGAGCTCAATCAGATCATAATTTCTGTTGATTTTCTGGTAGAGCAGCATTTTACCTTTCCACTTTTCATCCTTCACCCTCATCAGATCAGATCAAATCACACTCTGCTCGCAGGCTTGGGGGACGCTAGGCTCCGCTAACTAAATATTACATGGTGACCAACACATGGTTATGCAACATGTTAAGTGCTACATGCAGTACATAATGGCACAGTGCTCGCCGTCTCCACTTTTCCTTGTTCATGCTGTTTCACCCGCCGTGCACTGTTCTCTTGTCGCATGAGGAGAGGCATGTTTACAGTGACTCAACTGTTGGAATTGATTTTGTAGGGTTGGGATTCACATGATCCTTTTTAGCTTCATGGATTTCATACTTCTTCACAGAAATCTCTAATAGCAttacaactaacaattatttttattgatatttatattttttcccGCTATAGCATTTATGGTTTAGTCTAGAAAATTTCAGAAAATAGCGATAATTGCTTTTCACAGGCCCACAGGGATCTTCTCAAGTTGCTTATTTTATAAAACCCAATggtattcaatttaaaatgaaataagcAGAAAAGCCCCACATGTGACAAGCTGGGACCAAAAAGCTGTTCAGTATTTTTACTTCATAAATGACTTATGCATCAAATTGTGCCTAAATGCAGCGCGTCCGCACTGTTGTGCAACTGTCCAGTAAACTTTCACGATTAATGCCATTGTGCTAAAACTTTATAGACGGCAGGGAAAGTGAATTTGAGCACACTGGCAGTCTGACGCACTCACACATGCAGGCTTCAAACACGTCGAACATGCCGGCGCCTTGCTCAACTAGTGCAGAATTAAATTTAGGCTTGttgtattattttacaaaatgttctttcttatcctctcactctctccttccCTGATTTAATAACTTAGATCTCATGTAAATCTATGCACTGCATAATTAGACCGGTTTATCCCTGGATAGACAGAAACACTGTCTGCTTTGAGCCTGGCAGGCAGACAGTCTTCCTCTTAGTCTACTAACCTACTTAGATTATACTTGTTTATTTCCTCTGAAGGACGATGTGTACGTACCGTCACTGTACGACTAGCAGCAGGAATAAGTGTGTATGTAACCTCAATCTGGAAATCAGGTTCTCGTATGGGTGAAGCTGCTGGGAGTCGAACATTGCTATCATGTCTGCGTCCGGCTGACCCAGGGGCTGCGTGTGTGTCCGGCTTGGTTGagatcattgtttttttttttccttcctctctccccgcTGCGAGGCTGCAGTTGAGTCATGACAAGTCTGTTTGAGCTTGCTGGCAGTCTGAGGATTATGTCATAGTGGGCATTTCTCATCAGAGCAGGGGAAGGAGGATGCACAAATTATGTCTAATCACCATTTTTTCATAATTAACTTACTTTAGAGTTAGGTTGATTTCTGGTTCCGGTACAAGCTCAAACCAGTTTTTATGCAAAACGGTATTAAGCATCgtattgtttgtttataaaTGGACTAACGCAGCCACTAGTGACAGTTTCTACACCGTCCCAACCCTAGTATACAAAACCAGGGGTGCGTTCCAATACATACTACCATACTATTTAGTATGCCAGAAAGATATTTAGCATGTCCCAATACATAGTATACCAAAAATACAGGATGTTCTACTGTATCGGTTACATTTCTCAACATGTAAGCCAGCGTACTTTAATGGCTGTTCTCACCCACAATCCTCTGCGCTGGCGGAGGATGCGCCACAATGCCTGAGCTGCTGAGAGAGCACTTACAGATGACTGCCTGATGACTGCTCATTGACAGACTGAGACGGATATATGAGTTAGGGGTCAAAGTTTAAGTACAAAGTGTGTCCCTATTGTATGCATACTGCATTCAAGAGTACGTATTTTGTAAGCGTCGCTGCAGTACTACTAAAAGAATGCGATTTTGAATGCCGCCCAGGTTTGCGTTGACAGGTCACTCAGCAGATCATTTAGTCATTCCATCAGAAAGATGAAAAATATGCATTAAGTAGCTAAATGACAAACAAGAATTTGCGCATAACGCTAACACCAAAAGCACTAATTTACTGCCACTGTTGCAAGAATGTCGGTAAAACATCCGTActgaaggcagcaggacagACACCTGCAGCCTCTATATTTCCTATGTCTACATATTTTCCCCTACTAACACTCAAACTTGTGCTTTTCTCGGAAATGTTTCTACTGTTCTGTTGCATATCTTGGTTTTGCCGTCCTTGACTTAGATTTTAATCTTCGTTGACTCCAATGTTTGGCTCCACACTCTGAACTTTAACTCTGTGTGGAAAAGAGGAAATTGACTGTGCtatattttctctttatataAGTCCAACTGATTCAACACTTGGTGTTTGTTTGCCGGGGAATGTCAGTGTACGGCTTCATAATGTCCCTCTGGGTGTGTGTATTCTCCTTGATGATGACGCTCTGTGGCCTGttcactgcagctctgcattTCACCAACCTGAAAAATGATTGATTAGTCGTAAAAGACCAACAACTCTATTAAGCCCTCTGACTCATTTAGATGAACATTTTTAGATATCACAGAGTAGTTGTGGAGACGAGGATCAGTCCCAGCTGGTGTTGCAGTATTCAGTCTCTTGTTCAGAtcatgagatatgaaaaattgTTCCGTGGGGGTTTTATTGTTTATGTGCAGCGAGACTGGATAAAGGAATTTCTACCCGTGGGAGCAGTTTTTCAGCTGTAGCTAAAAATTTAATTGAGAAGCTGCAAATTTGTTCAATTTGGATCCTGGGCTGAAACGTTGGAGCCTTGATTCAGATGAAATAATGCTAATTCAGCAGCCAATAAGACCCAGCTGTGGGCTAATGAATAGGAGATGAGTCAAAGTTATTTTGCTTCAAGAATGTGACAAAATTATGAAGTTTAAAAGGTGTTTTAATTTGGTTTTTGGCATCGAAAAacatttaagtttattttttctgtgatttatcAAAAACTGGTGTTGTAACTGTTACTCTTATGTAACTGTGTTCCTGTGCAGAGCCGGCTGAGATGAGCGGTCCAGAGGTGGCCAAGACACCGGGAGGTGGAGCTCCGGGCAAGGAGGGGAAGGAGCCGGTGGCCAATGGGCACGCAGGAGAGGGCAGCGACGCCAACCCATTCGCCGAGTACATGTGGATGGAGAATGAAGAAGAGTATAACAGACAGGTGTGTGCGCATACGGTCTTTTATAGACTTTTAATTCGTTATAGTCCAACTGATTTTAGAGATTGAAAACATAAAAGTCCTTTTAGTCTCATTCTACTACATTCTACACTGcttctttctctgctctgtccctttttgtctttgcataccacacacacacaccacgcacgcacacacgcacgacATCTTGTCATCTTGGAAAATTCAGCTGAGGGAAATAATTAATTTCACTAAAGTTCTGGTATTGTGGGCTCTGTCTCATTATCAAAACTTTGACACCACTGTAAAGGTCGTGTTCAGACCAACATCTGTCCGTGTTGGCCAATCAAGGTCATGTTTAAGGTCAATAAGACACCAGACAGCCCTGACATGTTACgttttgtaaaatgttccaCTCGGCACATATTTTGGTCAGTTCTTTGTAAACTTATTAAAAGgatctttatattgtgtataaaaTTGCAGTAAAACATCTAaaatttaaagtaattttttgctttttacatGAGTGGACAGTAGAGAGGTGGGAAACAACATACTTTGctcttttctttaatttattacTATAAATCTCTATAAATGTGCCCCTAAATTACTTAAGTTTCTACTTTACCTCTTCTTTTTGCTGTTTTGCCGGTTCCTAAATGTCCTGGTGCATCTTACCaaacttccttccttccttccttccttccttccttccttctttccttccttccttccttcattccTGTCTCTGCGCTCACTGAGGCTTTCCTGTATCTCGACCTCAAGTCTTTTCTCCTGCATGAGTCATGTGCCACCATATTACTGAGAAGATTTCTCTTTGGGGAACCTTCCTCCTACTTGTCATGCAAATACTCTCTCATATATTCTTCCTCTGTCCATCCATCACCTTGCTCTTTTGCCCACCGAGCAtgtgtctcatctctctttatTCTCTCCCAGGTGGAAGAGGAGCTGTTGGAGCAGGAGTTCTTGGAGCGCTGCTTTCAGGAaatgttggaggaggaggaccagGATTGGTTCATCCCTTCACGTGACCTCAACAACCAGGGGGTggggcagctgcagcagcagctcaacGGCCTGTCTGTCAGCGATCACCACAACAACCTGGAGGAAGTGGCGGTAAGTCAGAGATGACGTCTAAAAGAAATCCATCAACATTTaagagtagagctgcaacgattttAACCgctaaagtgtttttattaatttaaatgttttatatttttttgctACATTTTTCTGAAATCAAATTGTAGAacataatcagcagattaatggTTTACAGACAATACTTGTTAATTGTTGTTCAGGTTAAAAGAAAGATGTTCTTACTGTTTCTTTCGTGTCGTTCTGCAGAGGAAGAGCATCTTGAATCCCGAAGCGAAGGAGTTCGTCCCGGGGAAGAAATACTAGGAGTCCCCCTCACCCCCATGGAGCCtccacgcgcacgcacacacaccagttcTCACATATTCTCAGAGACTCTGGCGGCCATGaccgcacacacactgattcacaaacacacacacacacacactcctacacacTTGAAGTCAATGGCGTGCTGGCAGGCCCagttggggggtggggggatttttctttttgtttctttttgtttctttaatctttttatttcctgtttgtttcttgtAAACTGAGGGACATTGGGAACAGGAGTGGGGGAGGGGTGTAAAACCAGCACCGCCCTTACTGCGGGCGCTAGCTCATCATCGCATTTCAGATGACACTGTTGATGTTTACAGAGTATGCAGATCTCATCGATGTCCATTTGGAACTGAGGCAGCTACCAAGGAGTGATACGAGGACAAAATGTCAATCCAAAAACATCTAATAATAAACTTGGAAAAATTGCTTCACATACTTGTTAATTTGTGTGCTGTCAGATTTGAAAAACATCGTCAGTAGGTCGAGGGTCTCCATGATAGTGGGGTTAGAGAGCGACAAACATTTCAGGGGACTTGATGGgtttctgcagctgctctgttgTGTCATCACGGTCAGATAAACCCGGTAACGTTTGCTCCTATGACATCATAAGCTCATTGCGACGTCACAGCTCTAGTGCATCTAGAAATGTGGGCTCTTATTTGTATCTGCGGCGGCTCCGTTCCAAACCAAATACAGACCCCACCCTCCCTGCACGCTTGTTTTTGAACAGACATGGACAGGTAATCATGGATAAGATGTTATTTTCCCAATTTATGTGGAAGTCCATGTTTATCTTTCGTCGTAGAACAGATGTGTGAGTTTCTCATTCATGCATCAAGTCGAGTTAAGcaagaaaaatattattatagagGGAAGGTCAGAGATTTTTGAACCTTTTAAAAACTCagtgctctttttcttttttttttttttgttcactgcTTCATCCTTTTCAGTTCAATTTGGATTCA
This window harbors:
- the paip2b gene encoding polyadenylate-binding protein-interacting protein 2B isoform X1; its protein translation is MPEPAEMSGPEVAKTPGGGAPGKEGKEPVANGHAGEGSDANPFAEYMWMENEEEYNRQVEEELLEQEFLERCFQEMLEEEDQDWFIPSRDLNNQGVGQLQQQLNGLSVSDHHNNLEEVARKSILNPEAKEFVPGKKY
- the paip2b gene encoding polyadenylate-binding protein-interacting protein 2B isoform X2, with protein sequence MSGPEVAKTPGGGAPGKEGKEPVANGHAGEGSDANPFAEYMWMENEEEYNRQVEEELLEQEFLERCFQEMLEEEDQDWFIPSRDLNNQGVGQLQQQLNGLSVSDHHNNLEEVARKSILNPEAKEFVPGKKY